A genome region from Carya illinoinensis cultivar Pawnee chromosome 2, C.illinoinensisPawnee_v1, whole genome shotgun sequence includes the following:
- the LOC122300870 gene encoding uncharacterized protein LOC122300870 gives MTWPNHYSIANITTVWGRTKTSSSSSSSSSPCSTRSMAIACSYSSHIPVLKSGLVTKPISKSLMLKDSQVPPRKASRFQIRCSIRNKVFEDQSNGIVCYRDDSGEIICEGYDEGPRFQKQTPTTAYHPRDVDIFDLLLLQQSRLQTVKGSGLSHAEESVAVQKDFNCNGFNSFC, from the exons ATGACATGGCCAAACCATTATTCTATTGCCAATATAACTACGGTATGGGGAAGAACaaaaacttcttcttcttcttcttcttcctcttctccttgTAGCACAAGATCAATGGCTATTGCATGTTCTTATTCCTCTCACATCCCAGTTCTGAAATCTGGTCTAGTCACAAAGCCTATCAGCAAATCCCTAATGCTTAAAGACAGCCAAGTTCCACCCAGGAAAGCATCGAGATTCCAGATCAGATGTTCCATCAGAAACAAG GTTTTTGAGGATCAGTCTAATGGTATAGTCTGCTATAGGGATGACAGTGGGGAAATAATTTGCGAAGGATATGACGAGGGCCCTCGCTTTCAGAAACAGACTCCAACAACAGCTTATCATCCAAG AGATGTTGATATCTTtgaccttcttcttcttcaacaaaGTAGGCTTCAGACTGTTAAAGGCAGTGGATTGAGCCACGCTGAGGAAAGTGTTGCTGTGCAGAAGGACTTCAATTGCAATGGCTTCAACTCATTCTGCTAA
- the LOC122300871 gene encoding 1-phosphatidylinositol-3-phosphate 5-kinase FAB1B-like, with product MDSPDKTFSDLVGIVKSWIPWRSEPANVSRDFWMPDHSCRVCYECDSQFTVFNRRHHCRHCGRVFCARCTSNSVPVPSGVDPTTAQEERERIRVCNYCFKQWVQGIPTPDNGIQVSNLDLSTSPSATSLASTKSSGTADSSIITLGSMPYPVDPYQRVQHSSGLSPRQSSSMESSLDRRGEIASGRSNDIVSDVGNPNQYEFSVHRSDDDDDEYNVYRSDSDARHFPQVNDYYDQADFDDLSNDDRSHKFHPDGEHNNTKSLNSSPLHHSFDSQGLEGNPQSGKKDEHDTGDECEAPSSIYAAQHVEAEPMDFENNGLLWLPPDPEDEEDDREAGLFDEDDDYGDAVGEWGYLRTSSSFGSGESRNRDRSSEEHKKAMKNVVDGHFRALVAQLLQVENLPVGDEDDKESWLEIITSLSWEAATLLKPDMSKGGGMDPGGYVKVKCLASGRRCESMVIKGVVCKKNVAHRRMTSKIEKPRLLILEGALEYQRISNLLSSFDTLLQQEMDHLKMAVAKIDAHHPDVLLVEKSVSRHAQEYLLAKDISLVLNIKRPLLERIARCTGAQIVPSIDHLSSQKLGYCDAFHVEKFLEDHGSAGQGGKKSVKTLMYFEGCPKPLGCTILLRGAGGDELKKVKHVIQYGIFAAYHLALETSFLADEGATLPELPLNSPITVALPDKSSSIQRSISTIPGFSLSVDGKSLGPHHIVEPQRSYSVSSSDPASQSIEPTTDLINSTVFSSCASSGNIFPDSYLNRLSPYYSFEEKNRMRFKEPLVVETSAASNTPIVLQNHCSANGFGTLETLGQNAITITSSETSFVQEDSKDHLQERGPLKEDPVPLKEEFPPSPSDHQSILVSLSSRCIWKGTVCERSHLFRIKYYGSFDKPLGRFLRDHLFDQSYQCRSCGMPSEAHVHCYTHRQGTLTISVKKLSEILLPGEKEGKIWMWHRCLRCPRASGFPPATRRVVMSDAAWGLSFGKFLELSFSNHAAASRVASCGHSLHRDCLRFYGFGKMVACFRYASIDVHSVYLPPSKLDFNYENQDWIQKETKEVVDRAELLFSEVLNALCQIAEKRSSDGPLISGTKAPEIRRRIAELEGMLQKEKAEFEESLQKTLNREMKKGQPVIDIFEINRLRRQLLFQSYMWDHRLIYVASLGTNNLQDGLGSSSSEEVEKLLGNNDNLMEMNVTNKPEKAFHSCASLPMDSNLDKSPEQRGGYGSDTNQSDVVQEKFMDQDQSGPLKSNVNVRRALSEGEFPIMANLSDTLDAAWTGENHTGIAIPMDNTNALPDMSVAEALSTPQLLEGFELENRAEEQNDTKVSLLSSAVTTKNPDGIEDSVSWLRMPFLNFYRSFNKNFLASDPKLDALSEYNPVYISSFRKLELQGGARLFLPVGVNDTVIPVYDDEPTSIISYALASPECQLQLSDEGERPKDGVDFLASLPLSDSVNSQSFHSADDMGSEYHRSLGSSDDIFLSLSGSRTSLVLDPLLYTKALHVRVSFGDDSPLGKVKYSVTCYFAKRFEALRKICCPSELDFIRSLSRCKKWGAKGGKSNVFFAKTLDDRFIIKQVTKTELESFIKFAPAYFKYLSESIGTGSPTCLAKILGIYQVTSKHIKGGKESKRDVLVMENLLFGRNLTRLYDLKGSSRSRYNPDCSGSNKVLLDQNLIEAMPTSPIFVGNKAKRLLERAVWNDTSFLASIDVMDYSLLVGVDEEKHELVIGIIDFMRQYTWDKHLETWVKASGILGGPKNESPTVISPKQYKKRFRKAMTTYFLMVPDQWSPPSIIPSKSQSELCEENTQAGDIG from the exons ATGGACTCCCCCGACAAGACATTTTCTGATTTGGTTGGCATCGTGAAATCGTGGATCCCTTGGCGATCCGAGCCAGCTAATGTGTCGAGGGATTTTTGGATGCCCGATCATAGCTGTAGGGTTTGCTACGAGTGTGATTCTCAGTTCACCGTTTTCAACCGTAGACACCATTGTCGTCATTGCGGTCGAGTTTTCTGCGCCAGGTGTACTTCAAATTCAGTTCCTGTCCCATCTGGTGTTGACCCAACGACTGCCCAGGAAGAGCGGGAGAGGATACGCGTGTGTAATTATTGTTTCAAGCAATGGGTGCAGGGCATACCTACCCCTGATAATGGGATCCAGGTTTCCAACCTGGATCTTAGTACTTCACCATCAGCGACAAGTTTGGCCAGCACTAAATCTAGTGGCACTGCTGACAGTAGTATCATTACACTTGGTTCAATGCCGTACCCAGTTGATCCTTACCAGCGAGTTCAACACAGTTCAGGTCTCAGCCCACGGCAATCATCTTCAATGGAATCAAGCTTGGACAGGCGAGGTGAGATAGCGTCAGGAAGGAGCAATGACATTGTTTCAGATGTGGGGAATCCAAACCAGTATGAATTTTCAGTGCACAG gagtgatgatgatgatgatgagtacAATGTATATCGGTCAGATTCTGACGCAAGGCATTTTCCTCAAGTCAACGATTACTATGATCAAGCTGACTTTGATGATCTGAGCAATGATGATCGATCACACAAGTTCCATCCCGATGGAGAACACAACAATACAAAAAGTTTAAACAGCTCTCCATTGCATCACAGCTTTGACTCACAGGGTTTGGAAGGAAATCCACAGTCAGGAAAAAAAGATGAACATGACACCGGTGATGAGTGTGAAGCACCTTCCTCTATATATGCCGCACAGCATGTCGAAGCAGAACCCATGGATTTTGAGAACAATGGACTTCTCTGGCTCCCCCCCGATccagaagatgaagaagatgatagGGAAGCAGGTTTGtttgatgaggatgatgatTATGGGGATGCTGTAGGAGAGTGGGGATATTTACGCACCTCGAGCAGTTTTGGAAGTGGAGAGTCTCGCAATAGGGATAGGTCAAGTGAGGAGCACAAGAAGGCTATGAAAAATGTGGTTGATGGTCATTTTAGGGCATTGGTAGCTCAGCTATTGCAGGTTGAGAACCTTCCCGTAGGTGATGAAGATGACAAAGAGAGTTGGTTGGAGATCATAACTTCTTTATCCTGGGAGGCTGCTACACTTTTAAAGCCAGATATGAGCAAAGGTGGAGGGATGGATCCAGGTGgatatgtaaaagtaaaatgcCTAGCATCTGGGCGTCGCTGTGAGAG TATGGTGATCAAAGGAGTTGTTTGTAAGAAAAATGTGGCTCACCGGCGAATGACATCAAAAATCGAGAAACCTCGATTATTGATCCTTGAGGGGGCTCTTGAGTACCAGCGGATTTCTAATCTCCTGTCAAGTTTTGATACTTTGTTGCAGCAG GAAATGGACCATCTAAAGATGGCAGTGGCAAAGATAGATGCCCACCACCCTGATGTCCTTTTGGTGGAGAAATCAGTTTCTAGACATGCGCAGGAGTATCTTCTTGCCAAAGACATATCACTTGTTCTCAACATCAAGAGGCCACTTTTGGAACGCATAGCCCGCTGCACAGGTGCTCAAATAGTGCCTTCAATTGATCATCTTTCATCACAGAAGTTGGGCTACTGCGATGCATTTCATGTGGAGAAGTTTCTAGAAGATCATGGTTCTGCTGGACAGGGTGGCAAAAAATCAGTGAAGACACTGATGTATTTTGAAGGGTGCCCAAAGCCACTGGGTTGTACC ATTTTACTTAGAGGTGCTGGTGGGGatgaattgaagaaagtgaagcATGTGATTCAGTATGGAATTTTTGCAGCGTATCACTTGGCTTTGGAGACTTCTTTCCTTGCCGATGAAGGAGCCACTCTGCCTGAACTCCCTTTGAATTCTCCAATAACCGTTGCACTTCCAGATAAATCGTCAAGCATTCAGAGATCCATTTCAACAATACCTGGTTTTAGCCTTTCTGTGGATGGCAAGTCACTGGGACCCCATCATATTGTTGAACCACAAAGATCCTACAGTGTCTCTTCTTCAGATCCGGCCTCTCAATCCATAGAGCCCACTACAGATCTGATAAATTCTACAGTTTTTTCCTCTTGCGCTTCTTCGGGAAATATATTTCCAGATTCTTACCTTAACAGACTTTCTCCCTATTATAgctttgaggaaaaaaatagaatgcGTTTTAAAGAACCCCTGGTAGTGGAAACTTCTGCAGCCAGCAACACCCCTATTGTCTTGCAGAATCATTGCAGTGCTAATGGTTTTGGGACCTTAGAGACTTTGGGACAGAATGCCATAACTATCACCAGTTCAGAGACATCATTCGTGCAAGAAGATAGTAAAGACCATTTACAAGAGCGAGGACCTTTGAAAGAAGATCCCGTGCCTTTAAAAGAAGAGTTTCCTCCATCACCTTCAGATCACCAAAGCATTTTGGTGTCCTTATCATCCCGGTGCATTTGGAAGGGGACTGTTTGTGAAAGGTCCCATCTCTTTCGAATCAAATACTATGGCAGCTTTGACAAACCTCTTGGTAGGTTTCTTCGAGACCATTTATTTGATCAG AGTTACCAATGTCGTTCTTGTGGAATGCCATCAGAAGCCCATGTTCACTGCTATACTCATAGGCAGGGCACACTCACCATATCTGTTAAGAAGCTATCAGAAATTCTCTTACCAGGTGAGAAGGAAGGAAAGATCTGGATGTGGCACAGATGCCTGCGGTGTCCAAGAGCCAGTGGATTTCCTCCAGCAACTCGGAGAGTAGTGATGTCTGATGCTGCCTGGGGTTTATCTTTTGGGAAATTTCTGGAGCTCAGTTTCTCAAACCATGCAGCTGCAAGCAGGGTAGCAAGTTGTGGCCATTCTTTACATAGAGATTGTCTTCGTTTCTATGG ATTTGGCAAAATGGTTGCTTGCTTTCGATATGCGTCAATTGATGTTCATTCTGTCTACCTTCCACCATCCAAGCTGGACTTCAACTATGAAAATCAGGACTGGATACAAAAGGAAACCAAAGAG GTGGTTGATCGAGCTGAGCTTCTATTTTCTGAAGTACTAAATGCTCTTTGCCAAATAGCAGAGAAAAGATCTTCTGATGGGCCTCTTATAAGTGGCACGAAAGCCCCCGAAATAAGGCGGCGAATTGCAGAACTGGAAGGAATGTTACAAAAGGAGAAGGCAGAATTTGAG GAATCACTCCAAAAGACTTTGAACAGGGAAATGAAAAAGGGACAACCTGTTATTGACATTTTTGAGATCAATCGACTGCGGAGGCAGTTACTTTTTCAATCTTATATGTGGGACCATCGCCTGATTTATGTAGCCAGTTTGGGTACGAACAACCTTCAGGATGGATTGGGAAGCTCAAGTTCAGAAGAAGTGGAGAAACTCCTTGGTAATAATGATAACCTTATGGAAATGAATGTGACCAACAAGCCTGAGAAAGCCTTTCATAGTTGTGCCTCTCTTCCTATGGACTCAAATCTTGATAAAAGCCCTGAGCAGAGGGGAGGATATGGTAGTGACACCAATCAGTCTGATGTAGTTCAAGAAAAATTCATGGATCAGGATCAATCAGGCCCTTTGAAATCAAACGTAAATGTTCGTAGGGCCCTCTCTGAAGGTGAGTTCCCTATCATGGCAAATCTGTCAGATACCCTTGATGCTGCATGGACGGGTGAAAATCACACTGGAATTGCAATACCCATGGATAATACCAATGCACTTCCTGATATGTCTGTGGCAGAAGCTTTAAGCACACCTCAACTGTTGGAGGGATTTGAGTTGGAGAACCGAGCAGAAGAGCAAAATGACACTAAGGTTTCCCTTCTTTCATCAGCAGTGACCACCAAGAACCCTGATGGCATAGAAGACTCTGTAAGCTGGTTACGAATGCCTTTCTTGAACTTCTACAGATCATTCAACAAGAACTTTTTAGCTAGTGATCCAAAGTTGGATGCACTAAGTGAGTATAATCCAGTCTACATTTCATCCTTTAGGAAGTTGGAACTTCAGGGTGGAGCTAGGCTGTTTCTTCCTGTAGGTGTTAATGATACCGTCATTCCTGTGTATGATGATGAACCAACAAGTATTATATCTTATGCTCTAGCATCACCAGAATGTCAATTGCAATTGAGTGACGAGGGTGAAAGACCAAAAGATGGTGTGGATTTTTTGGCTTCCTTGCCACTTTCTGATTCAGTGAATTCCCAATCATTTCATTCTGCTGATGACATGGGCTCTGAATATCATAGAAGTCTTGGGTCCTCAGATGATATCTTTCTATCTCTGTCTGGATCTCGTACCTCCCTGGTTCTAGACCCACTCTTATATACAAAGGCATTGCATGTCAGAgtttcttttggagatgatagCCCACTTGGTAAGGTGAAATATTCTGTCACTTGTTACTTTGCAAAGCGATTTGAAGCCTTGAGGAAGATCTGTTGTCCTTCTGAGCTTGATTTCATAAGGTCTCTCAGTCGTTGTAAAAAGTGGGGTGCCAAAGGTGGCAAAAGCAATGTATTCTTTGCAAAAACATTGGATGATAGATTTATCATTAAACAAGTCACAAAAACGGAGTTGGAATCGTTCATAAAATTTGCCCCCGCGTACTTCAAGTACCTATCTGAATCAATTGGCACAGGAAGTCCAACATGCCTGGCAAAGATTCTAGGGATCTATCAG GTAACATCTAAGCATATTAAAGGAGGGAAAGAATCAAAGAGGGATGTTCTGGTTATGGAGAATCTCCTGTTTGGTAGGAACTTGACACGGCTTTATGATCTTAAAGGATCTTCTCGATCGCGGTATAATCCTGATTGTAGTGGTAGCAACAAAGTTCTGCTGGATCAGAACTTGATCGAAGCAATGCCAACTTCTCCTATTTTTGTGGGAAACAAAGCAAAGCGATTGTTGGAGAGAGCTGTTTGGAACGATACCTCATTTCTTGCA TCAATCGATGTAATGGATTATTCTTTACTGGTTGGGGTGGATGAAGAGAAGCATGAGTTAGTTATTGGGATCATTGATTTCATGAGGCAGTATACATGGGATAAGCATCTCGAAACATGGGTGAAAGCTTCAGGCATCCTTGGCGGGCCAAAAAACGAATCTCCAACTGTAATTTCCCCCAAGCAATACAAGAAAAGGTTCAGGAAAGCGATGACTACGTATTTTTTGATGGTCCCAGATCAATGGTCCCCGCCATCTATTATCCCAAGTAAATCCCAGTCTGAATTATGTGAAGAGAACACACAAGCTGGGGACATTGGTTGA
- the LOC122300872 gene encoding translation initiation factor eIF-2B subunit alpha — protein MWRRSASFILDQRIQHDAASTSKPETLSLSPPQTEASHMAASVEPFNQNPNPKISAYYQTRAAHTGVVTPDWLAQAQAAVGRQTEDLPSPEPDLKESDSGKSFSVIKEFDNWRKQPDLAEAVAAIRALAAVIRVSEATTMMELEIELKKASDSLKSWDTTSISLTAGCDLFMRYVTRTSALEYEDFNSARSRLIERAEKFGEISYKARRIIAMLSQDFIFDGCTILVHGFSRVVLEVLKTAAQNKKLFRVLCTEGRPDRTGLRLSNELAKLDVPVKLLIDSAVAYSMDEIDMVFVGADGVVESGGIINMMGTYQIALVAHSMNKPVYVAAESYKFARLYPLDQKDMAPALRPIDFGVPIPSKVEVETSARDYTPPQYLTLLFTDLGVLSPSVVSDELIQLYL, from the exons ATGTGGCGGAGATCGGCCTCATTCATTCTCGACCAACGAATTCAACACGACGCCGCATCAACGTCAAAACCCGAAACCTTGTCTCTGTCTCCGCCTCAAACCGAGGCGTCGCACATGGCGGCCTCAGTCGAGCCATTCaaccaaaaccctaaccctaagaTCTCGGCCTATTACCAGACGAGGGCGGCCCACACCGGCGTCGTCACCCCGGACTGGCTAGCCCAGGCACAGGCTGCCGTTGGTCGCCAAACCGAGGACCTTCCCTCGCCGGAACCTGACCTCAAGGAGTCCGACTCCGGCAAGTCCTTCAGCGTCATCAAAGAGTTCGACAACTGGCGGAAGCAGCCCGATCTCGCCGAGGCTGTCGCCGCAATTCGGGCTTTGGCCGCCGTGATTAGGGTTAGCGAGGCCACCACCATGATGGAGCTCGAAATTGAGCTCAAGAAGGCCTCTGATTCTCTCAAA TCATGGGACACGACCTCCATCTCCTTGACGGCAGGCTGTGATCTGTTCATGCGCTATGTAACTAGAACTTCAGCTCTAGAATACGAGGACTTCAATTCAGCTAGGTCTCGCTTGATTGAACGTGCAGAGAAGTTTGGTGAGATATCTTATAAG GCACGCAGGATAATTGCAATGCTTAGTcaggattttatttttgatggttgTACCATTTTGGTGCACGGTTTTTCTAGAGTTGTGTTGGAAGTGCTGAAGACAGCTGCTCAGAATAAGAAACTCTTCCGGGTTCTATGCACAG AGGGAAGACCGGATAGAACAGGTTTACGATTATCTAATGAGCTGGCCAAGCTTGATGTTCCTGTGAAGCTTCTAATTGACTCTGCAGTGGCCTATAGTATGGATGAGATCGATATGGTATTTGTTGGGGCAGATGGGGTGGTTGAGAGTGGGGGTATTATTAATATGATGGGAACGTACCAAATTGCACTGGTAGCACACAGCATGAACAAACCAGTTTATGTGGCTGCTGAAAGCTACAAG TTTGCTCGCCTTTACCCTTTGGACCAGAAAGACATGGCCCCTGCTTTACGTCCCATTGATTTTGGGGTGCCTATCCCCTCCAAGGTTGAGGTCGAAACGTCTGCTCGGGATTATACGCCTCCTCAATATCTTACGTTACTCTTCACAGATTTGGGTGTCCTCAGTCCGTCTGTGGTCAGTGATGAGCTCATCCAGCTCTACTTATAG
- the LOC122295201 gene encoding FCS-Like Zinc finger 17-like isoform X2 → MIPRFRISPFKLEDKQINGESIKNKCSENISLAVGLQILVQISHGESNVLVKSASKSQLPTSQARDHVHTKSPEYSCFLKTCQLCSKKLSPHKDVYMYSVDCRDRQIVLDEMREVETSTKQMLSPYGHRCNSGRRETQILLQEFRQRHERRPRIRCQANWAIVS, encoded by the exons ATGATTCCAAGGTTCAGGATCAGTCCTTTCAAGTTGGAGGATAAACAGATCAATGGGGAGAGCATAAAAAATAAGTGctcagaaaatatttcattagcTGTTGGGTTGCAAATCCTTGTACAGATTTCACATGGTGAATCCAATGTTCTTGTGAAATCCGCATCGAAAAGTCAATTACCAACATCTCAAGCGCGTGATCATGTTCATACCAAATCTCCTGAATATTCTTGCTTTCTGAAAACATGTCAGTTGTGCAGCAAGAAATTAAGCCCTCATAAAGATGTATACATGTACAG TGTAGATTGCCGCGACAGACAAATAGTTCTGGATGAAATGAGAGAAGTAGAGACTTCTACTAAGCAAATGCTATCACCTTATGGGCATCGTTGCAACAGTGGCCGACGGGAGACTCAAATCCTCCTGCAGGAATTCCGTCAGCGACATGAGCGTAGGCCGCGGATCCGTTGTCAAGCAAATTGGGCAATAGTTTCATAG
- the LOC122295201 gene encoding FCS-Like Zinc finger 17-like isoform X1, producing the protein MIPRFRISPFKLEDKQINGESIKNKCSENISLAVGLQILVQISHGESNVLVKSASKSQLPTSQARDHVHTKSPEYSCFLKTCQLCSKKLSPHKDVYMYRGDQGFCSVDCRDRQIVLDEMREVETSTKQMLSPYGHRCNSGRRETQILLQEFRQRHERRPRIRCQANWAIVS; encoded by the exons ATGATTCCAAGGTTCAGGATCAGTCCTTTCAAGTTGGAGGATAAACAGATCAATGGGGAGAGCATAAAAAATAAGTGctcagaaaatatttcattagcTGTTGGGTTGCAAATCCTTGTACAGATTTCACATGGTGAATCCAATGTTCTTGTGAAATCCGCATCGAAAAGTCAATTACCAACATCTCAAGCGCGTGATCATGTTCATACCAAATCTCCTGAATATTCTTGCTTTCTGAAAACATGTCAGTTGTGCAGCAAGAAATTAAGCCCTCATAAAGATGTATACATGTACAG GGGTGACCAAGGGTTTTGCAGTGTAGATTGCCGCGACAGACAAATAGTTCTGGATGAAATGAGAGAAGTAGAGACTTCTACTAAGCAAATGCTATCACCTTATGGGCATCGTTGCAACAGTGGCCGACGGGAGACTCAAATCCTCCTGCAGGAATTCCGTCAGCGACATGAGCGTAGGCCGCGGATCCGTTGTCAAGCAAATTGGGCAATAGTTTCATAG